The following are from one region of the Streptomyces rubrogriseus genome:
- a CDS encoding phosphatidate cytidylyltransferase, producing MNDSSWGAPPQAGYWGPSDQGPVQGAGPAGPAYDAHYAQQTRPMPIVPDVPEHGGDQDDDQGTARLSGPLFRDEPFHDQPLRDEPYRDQNPSAQPYAAVPQNPEPMPDAPQPAQSQPPPQKKSAGRDLGAAIGVGVGLGVVIIASLFVVKAVFVGVIAVAVVVGLWELTSRLQERKGIKAPLVPLAIGGGAMVVAGYARGAEGAWVAMALTALAVLVWRMTEPPEGYLKDVTAGLFAAFYVPFLATFVAMMLAADDGAWRVLVFLILTVVSDTGAYAVGWRFGRKKLAPRISPGKTREGLLGAIAFAMVAGALCMQFLIDDGTWWQGLLLGLVVAVSATLGDLGESMIKRDLGIKDMGTLLPGHGGIMDRLDSLLPTAPVVWLLLVIFVGSG from the coding sequence ATGAACGACTCTTCCTGGGGAGCGCCGCCACAAGCCGGGTACTGGGGGCCGTCCGACCAGGGACCCGTCCAGGGCGCCGGCCCGGCGGGTCCCGCGTACGATGCGCACTACGCGCAGCAGACTCGCCCCATGCCCATCGTGCCCGACGTACCCGAACACGGCGGAGACCAGGACGACGACCAGGGGACCGCTCGGCTGAGCGGTCCCTTGTTCCGGGACGAGCCGTTCCACGACCAGCCCCTTCGCGACGAGCCGTACCGCGATCAGAACCCGTCGGCGCAGCCGTATGCGGCGGTGCCGCAGAATCCGGAGCCCATGCCCGACGCCCCGCAGCCGGCGCAGTCCCAGCCGCCGCCGCAGAAGAAGAGCGCGGGGCGTGACCTGGGTGCGGCGATAGGGGTCGGCGTCGGACTCGGCGTGGTGATCATCGCGTCGTTGTTCGTCGTCAAGGCCGTCTTCGTCGGTGTGATCGCGGTCGCCGTCGTGGTGGGCCTGTGGGAGCTGACCTCGCGGCTTCAGGAGCGCAAGGGCATCAAGGCGCCCCTCGTACCGCTCGCGATCGGCGGCGGCGCGATGGTGGTCGCCGGATACGCGCGCGGCGCCGAGGGTGCGTGGGTCGCCATGGCCCTCACCGCGCTCGCGGTCCTGGTCTGGCGGATGACGGAGCCGCCGGAGGGTTACCTCAAGGACGTCACGGCAGGCCTCTTCGCCGCGTTCTACGTGCCGTTCCTGGCCACCTTCGTCGCCATGATGCTGGCGGCGGACGACGGTGCCTGGCGCGTCCTGGTCTTCCTGATACTGACGGTCGTCAGCGACACCGGGGCCTACGCCGTCGGCTGGCGCTTCGGCAGGAAGAAGCTCGCCCCCCGCATCAGCCCCGGCAAGACCCGCGAGGGCCTGCTGGGAGCGATCGCGTTCGCGATGGTGGCGGGTGCACTGTGCATGCAGTTCCTGATCGACGACGGCACCTGGTGGCAGGGCCTGCTGCTCGGCCTCGTGGTCGCCGTCAGCGCCACCCTGGGCGACCTCGGCGAGTCCATGATCAAGCGAGACCTCGGCATCAAGGACATGGGCACCCTCCTGCCGGGCCACGGCGGCATCATGGACCGCCTCGACTCCCTCCTCCCGACGGCACCGGTGGTGTGGCTGCTGCTGGTGATCTTCGTGGGGTCGGGGTGA
- the tsf gene encoding translation elongation factor Ts, whose protein sequence is MANYTAADVKKLRELTGAGMMDCKKALDEAEGNVEKAVEALRIKGQKGVAKREGRSAENGAVVSIIADDNTSGVLVELKCETDFVAKGEKFQNVATAIAEHVAKAAPADLEALLASEIEPGKTVQAYVDEANANLGEKIVLDRFAQFSGGFVTAYMHRTMPDLPPQIGVLVELDKPNAEIAKGVAQHIAAFAPKYLSKEDVPAEVVESERRVAEETTRAEGKPEAALPKIVEGRLNGFFKDATLLGQPYALDNKKSVQKVLEEAGVSLKRFSRIKVGI, encoded by the coding sequence ATGGCGAACTACACCGCCGCCGACGTCAAGAAGCTCCGCGAGCTCACCGGCGCCGGCATGATGGACTGCAAGAAGGCGCTGGACGAGGCCGAGGGCAACGTCGAGAAGGCCGTCGAGGCGCTCCGCATCAAGGGTCAGAAGGGCGTCGCCAAGCGCGAGGGCCGCTCTGCCGAGAACGGCGCCGTCGTCTCGATCATCGCCGACGACAACACCTCGGGTGTCCTCGTCGAGCTGAAGTGCGAGACGGACTTCGTCGCCAAGGGCGAGAAGTTCCAGAACGTCGCCACGGCCATCGCCGAGCACGTCGCCAAGGCCGCCCCGGCCGACCTCGAGGCCCTGCTGGCCTCCGAGATCGAGCCCGGCAAGACCGTCCAGGCGTACGTGGACGAGGCCAACGCCAACCTCGGCGAGAAGATCGTCCTGGACCGCTTCGCGCAGTTCTCCGGCGGCTTCGTGACCGCGTACATGCACCGCACGATGCCCGACCTGCCCCCGCAGATCGGTGTCCTCGTCGAGCTGGACAAGCCCAACGCCGAGATCGCCAAGGGCGTCGCCCAGCACATCGCCGCCTTCGCGCCGAAGTACCTCTCCAAGGAGGACGTCCCGGCCGAGGTCGTCGAGTCCGAGCGCCGCGTCGCCGAGGAGACCACCCGCGCCGAGGGCAAGCCCGAGGCCGCCCTGCCGAAGATCGTCGAGGGTCGCCTCAACGGCTTCTTCAAGGACGCCACCCTGCTCGGCCAGCCCTACGCCCTGGACAACAAGAAGTCCGTCCAGAAGGTGCTGGAAGAGGCCGGTGTCAGCCTGAAGCGCTTCTCGCGCATCAAGGTCGGCATCTGA
- the rpsB gene encoding 30S ribosomal protein S2, with protein sequence MAVVTMRELLESGVHFGHQTRRWNPKMKRFIFTERNGIYIIDLLQSLSYIDRAYEFVKETVAHGGTVMFVGTKKQAQEAIAEQATRVGMPYVNQRWLGGMLTNFSTVYKRLQRLKELEQIDFEDVAASGLTKKELLVLSREKAKLEKTLGGIREMSKVPSAVWIVDTKKEHIAVGEARKLNIPVVAILDTNCDPDEVDYKIPGNDDAIRSVTLLTRVIADAVAEGLIARSGAAGGAKGEKAAGEPLAEWERDLLEGEKAEKADDAEAEKPAEAPAAEAAPADEAPAAEAPAAEAPAADAPAADAEQA encoded by the coding sequence ATGGCCGTCGTCACGATGCGGGAGCTGCTGGAAAGCGGCGTCCACTTCGGTCACCAGACCCGCCGTTGGAACCCGAAGATGAAGCGCTTCATCTTCACCGAGCGCAACGGCATCTACATCATCGACCTGCTCCAGTCGCTGTCGTACATCGACCGCGCCTACGAGTTCGTCAAGGAGACCGTCGCCCACGGCGGCACGGTCATGTTCGTCGGCACGAAGAAGCAGGCGCAGGAGGCCATCGCCGAGCAGGCCACCCGCGTCGGCATGCCCTACGTCAACCAGCGCTGGCTGGGCGGCATGCTCACCAACTTCTCGACCGTCTACAAGCGCCTGCAGCGCCTGAAGGAGCTCGAGCAGATCGACTTCGAGGACGTGGCCGCCTCCGGCCTCACCAAGAAGGAGCTGCTGGTCCTCTCCCGCGAGAAGGCCAAGCTGGAGAAGACCCTCGGCGGTATCCGCGAGATGTCCAAGGTGCCCAGCGCCGTCTGGATCGTGGACACCAAGAAGGAGCACATCGCGGTCGGCGAGGCCCGGAAGCTCAACATCCCGGTCGTCGCCATCCTCGACACCAACTGCGACCCCGACGAGGTCGACTACAAGATCCCGGGCAACGACGACGCGATCCGCTCCGTCACCCTGCTCACCCGCGTGATCGCCGACGCCGTCGCCGAGGGCCTCATCGCCCGCTCCGGTGCCGCCGGTGGCGCCAAGGGCGAGAAGGCCGCAGGCGAGCCGCTCGCCGAGTGGGAGCGCGACCTGCTCGAGGGCGAGAAGGCCGAGAAGGCGGACGACGCCGAGGCCGAGAAGCCCGCCGAGGCTCCGGCTGCCGAGGCCGCCCCCGCCGACGAGGCCCCCGCTGCCGAGGCCCCCGCCGCCGAGGCTCCGGCAGCCGACGCCCCGGCCGCGGACGCCGAGCAGGCCTGA
- the frr gene encoding ribosome recycling factor: MIEETLLEAEEKMEKAVVVAKEDFAAIRTGRAHPAMFNKIVADYYGAPTPINQLASFSVPEPRMAVVTPFDKTALRNIEQAIRDSDLGVNPSNDGNIIRVVFPELTEERRREYIKVAKSKGEDAKVSIRSVRRKAKDAIDKMVKDGEVGEDEGRRAEKELDDTTAKYVAQVDELLKHKEAELLEV; the protein is encoded by the coding sequence GTGATCGAAGAGACCCTCCTCGAGGCCGAGGAGAAGATGGAGAAGGCCGTCGTGGTCGCCAAGGAGGACTTCGCCGCGATCCGCACCGGCCGTGCGCACCCGGCGATGTTCAACAAGATCGTGGCCGACTACTACGGCGCGCCGACGCCGATCAACCAGCTGGCCTCGTTCTCCGTGCCCGAGCCGCGCATGGCCGTGGTGACCCCCTTCGACAAGACGGCCCTGCGCAACATCGAGCAGGCGATCCGCGACTCCGACCTGGGCGTCAACCCGAGCAACGACGGCAACATCATCCGGGTGGTGTTCCCCGAGCTGACCGAGGAGCGCCGCCGCGAGTACATCAAGGTCGCCAAGAGCAAGGGCGAGGACGCCAAGGTCTCGATCCGCTCCGTGCGCCGCAAGGCCAAGGACGCCATCGACAAGATGGTCAAGGACGGCGAGGTCGGCGAGGACGAGGGCCGCCGTGCGGAGAAGGAGCTCGACGACACCACCGCCAAGTACGTCGCACAGGTGGACGAGCTCCTGAAGCACAAGGAAGCGGAGCTGCTCGAGGTCTGA
- the pyrH gene encoding UMP kinase, producing the protein MSSTKAEKSDDGKVSGRFMLKLSGEAFSGGGGLGVDPDVVHAIAREIAAVVRDGAQIAIVIGGGNFFRGAELQVRGMDRARSDYMGMLGTVMNCLALQDFLEKEGVDCRVQTAITMGQVAEPYIPLRAVRHLEKGRVVIFGAGMGMPYFSTDTTAAQRALEIDAEALLMGKNGVDGVYDSDPKTNPDAVKFDALGYGDVITRDLKVADATAVTLCRDNSLPIVVFELLKEGNIARAVKGEKIGTLVGDQGSRD; encoded by the coding sequence ATGAGCAGCACCAAGGCCGAGAAGAGTGACGACGGCAAAGTAAGCGGCCGCTTCATGCTGAAGCTGTCCGGAGAGGCGTTCTCCGGCGGTGGGGGCCTGGGCGTCGACCCCGACGTGGTGCACGCCATCGCCCGCGAGATCGCGGCCGTCGTCCGGGACGGCGCGCAGATCGCGATCGTCATCGGCGGCGGCAACTTCTTCCGCGGCGCCGAGCTGCAGGTGCGCGGCATGGACCGGGCCCGCTCCGACTACATGGGCATGCTCGGCACCGTGATGAACTGCCTGGCCCTCCAGGACTTCCTGGAGAAGGAGGGCGTCGACTGCCGCGTGCAGACCGCCATCACCATGGGCCAGGTCGCCGAGCCCTACATCCCGCTGCGCGCCGTGCGCCACCTGGAGAAGGGCCGTGTGGTCATCTTCGGCGCCGGTATGGGCATGCCCTACTTCTCCACCGACACCACCGCCGCCCAGCGCGCCCTCGAGATCGACGCCGAGGCGCTGCTCATGGGCAAGAACGGCGTGGACGGGGTCTACGACTCCGACCCCAAGACCAACCCGGACGCCGTGAAGTTCGACGCGCTCGGCTACGGCGATGTCATCACCCGCGACCTGAAGGTCGCCGATGCCACGGCCGTCACGCTCTGCCGCGACAACAGCCTCCCGATCGTGGTCTTCGAGCTGTTGAAGGAGGGCAATATCGCCCGCGCCGTCAAGGGTGAGAAGATCGGCACGCTTGTGGGTGACCAGGGCAGCCGGGACTGA